One window of the Cydia fagiglandana chromosome 22, ilCydFagi1.1, whole genome shotgun sequence genome contains the following:
- the LOC134675451 gene encoding DNA-directed RNA polymerases I, II, and III subunit RPABC5, with translation MIIPVRCFTCGKVIGNKWEAYLGLLQAEYTEGDALDALGLKRYCCRRMLLGHVDLIEKLLNYAPLEK, from the exons ATGATCATCCCAGTCCGTTGTTTCACTTGTGGAAAGGTTATTGGCAACAAATGGGAAGCCTACCTCGGGCTTCTACAAGCCGAGTACACTGAGGG TGATGCCCTGGATGCCCTCGGCCTGAAGAGGTACTGCTGCCGCCGAATGCTGCTCGGGCACGTGGATCTGATCGAGAAACTTCTCAACTATGCACCACTAgagaaataa